One genomic window of Gracilinema caldarium DSM 7334 includes the following:
- the leuB gene encoding 3-isopropylmalate dehydrogenase, with the protein MNYSIALVPGDGIGPDVVAQAVDVLDAVADKYGHVFNYVELEAGGCAIDATGEPLPAETLEAAKQCDAVLLGAVGGPKWETLPGHLRPERALLGLRAGLGVYANLRPAALLPQLREACPIKDEVLRASNPKGEASFDLLIVRELTGGLYFGERGRSPDGSSAFDTETYSRSEIERVLRVGYRSAAVRRKKLCVVDKANVLESSRLWREVAAEVAKDYPDIETTYMYVDNCAMQLVRAPGQFDVIVTSNLFGDILSDEASVLTGSIGMLASASLGDSPEEEPKAGSSGGAKASGKRVTMGLYEPIHGSAPDIAGQDIANPLATILSAAMLLRYSFGLETEARAIESAVTATLDAGYRTRDIASRNGSAGAVNAAAGSTGAVGTANAAREKIVGTREMGKAVLAALEAQSK; encoded by the coding sequence ATGAACTATTCAATCGCCCTTGTCCCGGGGGATGGTATCGGGCCCGATGTGGTGGCCCAGGCTGTGGATGTATTGGATGCGGTGGCCGACAAGTATGGCCATGTATTTAACTATGTAGAATTGGAAGCCGGCGGCTGTGCCATCGATGCTACCGGGGAACCCCTCCCTGCGGAAACCCTGGAAGCAGCAAAACAATGCGATGCGGTGCTTCTGGGTGCTGTTGGAGGGCCGAAGTGGGAAACCCTGCCGGGCCACCTCAGGCCCGAACGGGCCCTTCTAGGCCTACGGGCGGGGCTTGGGGTCTATGCAAACCTGCGGCCTGCGGCGCTTTTACCCCAGCTTCGGGAAGCCTGTCCCATTAAGGATGAGGTTCTCCGGGCGAGTAACCCCAAGGGGGAAGCTTCCTTTGATCTTCTTATTGTTCGAGAACTGACGGGAGGTCTCTATTTTGGCGAGCGGGGCCGGAGTCCTGATGGCAGTTCGGCCTTTGATACGGAAACCTATTCCCGCTCTGAAATTGAACGGGTCCTCCGGGTGGGATACCGGTCTGCGGCGGTCCGGCGGAAAAAGCTCTGCGTGGTCGATAAGGCCAATGTGCTCGAATCGAGCCGCCTCTGGCGGGAAGTGGCCGCCGAGGTGGCCAAGGATTATCCGGATATCGAGACGACCTATATGTACGTGGATAACTGTGCCATGCAACTCGTACGGGCCCCGGGCCAGTTCGATGTGATTGTTACCTCGAACCTCTTTGGGGACATCCTTTCCGACGAAGCCTCGGTACTGACCGGCTCCATCGGTATGCTGGCCTCGGCGAGCCTCGGTGACAGTCCGGAGGAAGAACCTAAGGCCGGCTCATCAGGCGGCGCAAAGGCCAGCGGCAAACGGGTAACCATGGGGCTCTATGAACCGATACATGGGTCTGCGCCGGATATTGCGGGCCAGGATATAGCCAACCCGCTGGCCACGATTCTCTCAGCGGCCATGCTACTCCGTTATTCCTTTGGGCTCGAAACGGAAGCCCGGGCGATTGAATCGGCCGTAACGGCGACCCTGGACGCAGGGTACCGGACCAGGGATATTGCAAGCCGGAATGGCAGCGCCGGCGCTGTAAACGCTGCTGCCGGTTCTACAGGTGCCGTCGGCACTGCCAACGCTGCCCGGGAAAAAATCGTGGGTACCCGCGAGATGGGTAAGGCGGTGCTGGCCGCTCTGGAAGCCCAGAGTAAATAA
- the cimA gene encoding citramalate synthase has protein sequence MSEHTAKHQSEARFEERFEPQVEIFDTTLRDGAQGEGIAFSVQDKIAVARALDELGVAWIEAGNPGSNPKDMEFFRLARDLGLQTAKLCAFGATRKKGVTPQEDTNVRSLLQAETEAVVLFGKSWDLHATEVLKVSLEENLAMIRETIAFFKDAGKTVIYDAEHFFDGWKANPDYAMTTLQTALEAGADRIVLCDTNGGTFPDVVQHCVKEVINLVAHSGVSALRGLIRGKESEEELRELAGKLVGIHAHDDAGMASANSVMAVQAGARHVQGTLVGFGERCGNAALAAIVPSLELKLNLRCLPEGRLERISELTRRVAEIANVAVPDGMPYVGSHAFAHKAGMHADGILKVRRSFEHVDPARVGNDRRFLMSEVGGRSAIAERAKKIDPAITKDHPVTAAVAARLKALEAEGWQFEGADASFELLVRRELGKYKPLFSIERYRVVSEHPSSDGATCSNAWVKVKVDGSTEIAAAEGDGPVNALDGALRRALERFYPELGRVRLSDYKVRVINGNDATAAKVRVLIESTDGESAWTTVGVSADIIDASRSALVDAIEYKLIHDIERRFKAYI, from the coding sequence GTGTCTGAACATACAGCAAAACATCAATCTGAAGCTCGATTTGAAGAACGATTTGAACCTCAGGTTGAAATATTCGATACCACCCTGCGGGATGGAGCCCAGGGCGAGGGGATTGCCTTTTCGGTACAGGATAAAATTGCCGTAGCCAGAGCCCTGGATGAACTGGGGGTTGCCTGGATCGAAGCGGGAAATCCGGGGAGTAATCCCAAGGATATGGAATTCTTCCGTCTTGCCCGGGATCTGGGTCTCCAGACGGCAAAGCTCTGCGCCTTCGGGGCTACCCGGAAGAAGGGCGTGACGCCCCAGGAAGATACCAATGTCCGCAGTCTGCTTCAGGCTGAAACAGAGGCGGTGGTGCTCTTCGGCAAAAGCTGGGACCTCCATGCGACGGAGGTGCTCAAGGTAAGTCTGGAAGAAAACCTGGCTATGATCCGGGAAACCATAGCCTTCTTTAAAGATGCGGGAAAAACTGTCATATATGATGCGGAGCATTTTTTTGATGGCTGGAAAGCCAATCCGGACTATGCCATGACAACCCTGCAGACTGCCCTGGAGGCGGGGGCCGACCGGATTGTCCTTTGCGATACCAACGGTGGTACTTTCCCCGATGTGGTTCAGCATTGTGTGAAAGAGGTGATTAACCTGGTTGCCCACAGCGGAGTCTCCGCATTACGGGGGCTAATCCGGGGAAAAGAAAGTGAGGAGGAGCTCCGCGAGCTGGCAGGCAAACTGGTGGGCATCCATGCCCACGACGATGCGGGCATGGCCAGTGCCAATTCGGTCATGGCAGTACAGGCCGGTGCCCGGCATGTGCAGGGAACCCTCGTAGGCTTTGGCGAACGCTGCGGGAATGCAGCCCTGGCGGCTATCGTGCCGAGCCTTGAACTGAAACTGAATCTGCGCTGTCTGCCCGAGGGCCGGCTCGAACGGATTTCGGAGCTGACCCGCCGGGTTGCAGAAATTGCCAATGTGGCAGTTCCCGACGGAATGCCCTATGTGGGAAGCCATGCCTTTGCCCATAAGGCGGGTATGCATGCGGACGGGATCCTGAAGGTTCGACGATCCTTTGAACATGTGGACCCCGCCAGGGTGGGCAATGACCGGCGCTTCCTGATGAGTGAGGTCGGGGGACGCTCGGCCATTGCCGAACGGGCAAAGAAAATTGATCCCGCCATTACCAAGGACCACCCGGTTACTGCCGCTGTGGCGGCCCGGCTTAAAGCCCTGGAAGCTGAAGGGTGGCAATTCGAAGGGGCCGATGCGAGCTTTGAACTGTTGGTCCGCCGTGAATTGGGTAAATACAAACCCCTCTTTAGTATTGAGCGGTACCGGGTAGTGAGCGAGCATCCATCTTCCGATGGTGCCACCTGTTCCAATGCCTGGGTCAAGGTAAAGGTTGATGGTTCAACCGAAATTGCCGCGGCGGAAGGGGACGGCCCGGTGAATGCCCTGGACGGAGCCCTGCGCCGGGCCCTGGAGCGCTTTTACCCCGAACTGGGCCGGGTACGGCTCTCGGACTACAAGGTCCGGGTCATCAATGGGAATGATGCTACCGCTGCCAAGGTTAGGGTACTTATTGAATCCACCGACGGCGAGTCGGCCTGGACTACGGTTGGAGTTTCCGCCGACATCATCGATGCGAGCCGGTCGGCCCTGGTGGATGCTATCGAATATAAATTGATCCATGATATTGAACGCCGGTTCAAGGCTTATATATAG
- the ilvC gene encoding ketol-acid reductoisomerase — translation MAVLYYEKDCDLGALKGKTIAVIGYGSQGHAHALNAKESGLKVIVGLYEGSKSWERAEKAGFQVMTADKAAQAADFIMILINDEKQAKLYNESIKPALKPGKTLAFAHGFNIHFGQIVPPSDINVVMIAPKGPGHTVREQYQAGAGVPCLVAVHQDATGDAKRLALAYAMAIGGARAGVLETTFKEETETDLFGEQAVLCGGVSALMKAGFETLVEAGYQPESAYFECMHEMKLIVDLVNRGGLSYMRYSISDTAEYGDYVTGPKIITEETKKAMKQVLTDIQNGTFAKNWILENQVNRPFFNKMRVIEAQHPIEKVGKELRAMMSWLPKSEV, via the coding sequence ATGGCAGTATTGTATTATGAAAAGGACTGTGACCTCGGTGCCCTCAAGGGCAAAACCATTGCGGTAATTGGGTACGGTTCACAGGGGCATGCCCATGCTCTGAACGCAAAAGAGTCGGGTCTCAAGGTGATTGTGGGTCTCTATGAAGGCTCCAAATCCTGGGAACGGGCAGAAAAGGCGGGTTTTCAGGTAATGACCGCCGACAAGGCCGCCCAGGCAGCGGATTTCATTATGATTCTCATCAATGATGAAAAGCAGGCAAAGCTCTACAATGAGTCTATAAAGCCGGCCCTTAAACCGGGGAAAACCCTCGCTTTTGCCCATGGGTTTAATATCCATTTCGGGCAGATAGTCCCGCCCTCAGACATCAATGTGGTGATGATTGCCCCTAAAGGTCCGGGCCACACGGTGCGGGAACAGTACCAGGCTGGCGCCGGGGTCCCCTGCCTCGTAGCGGTGCATCAGGATGCCACTGGAGATGCCAAACGGCTCGCCCTGGCCTATGCCATGGCAATCGGCGGCGCTCGGGCAGGGGTGCTGGAAACCACATTTAAAGAAGAGACCGAGACGGACCTTTTCGGCGAACAGGCGGTCCTGTGTGGCGGTGTTTCTGCCCTGATGAAGGCGGGCTTTGAAACCCTCGTAGAAGCGGGCTATCAGCCTGAGAGTGCCTACTTTGAGTGTATGCACGAAATGAAGCTCATTGTAGACCTGGTTAACCGGGGCGGCCTTTCCTATATGCGCTATTCCATTTCCGATACAGCCGAATACGGTGACTATGTGACCGGTCCTAAGATCATCACCGAAGAAACCAAAAAGGCTATGAAGCAGGTCCTCACGGATATCCAGAACGGTACCTTTGCGAAAAACTGGATTCTGGAAAACCAGGTGAACCGGCCCTTCTTTAACAAAATGCGGGTCATCGAGGCCCAGCATCCCATTGAAAAGGTGGGTAAGGAGCTCCGCGCTATGATGAGCTGGCTCCCGAAATCCGAAGTCTAA
- the ilvN gene encoding acetolactate synthase small subunit, translated as MKRHVVSALVENRSGTLSRVSGLFSRRGFNIDGLTVGETEDPSVSRMTIAVSGDEQVLDQIVKQLGKLVDVIQVRELDPDSCIRRELMLVKVKADEVTRPAVIEIATIFRSRIIDVSPSTITIEATGDSDKLEGLLLLLRPYGILELARTGLVALERGSLVLSISI; from the coding sequence ATGAAACGGCACGTGGTGTCGGCCTTGGTGGAAAACCGATCGGGTACACTCAGTCGGGTTTCTGGCCTTTTTAGCCGTCGTGGATTTAATATCGACGGTTTGACCGTGGGCGAGACGGAGGACCCCTCCGTGTCTCGTATGACCATTGCAGTGAGCGGGGACGAACAGGTCCTGGACCAAATTGTAAAGCAGCTCGGGAAATTGGTAGATGTTATCCAGGTCCGAGAGCTGGATCCCGATTCCTGTATCCGCCGGGAACTGATGCTGGTCAAAGTAAAGGCTGACGAAGTTACCCGGCCTGCGGTGATTGAAATTGCCACGATTTTCCGATCTAGAATTATTGATGTATCTCCCTCCACCATTACCATTGAGGCTACCGGCGATTCTGACAAGCTGGAAGGCCTCCTCCTCCTTTTGCGCCCCTATGGCATTCTCGAACTAGCCCGCACGGGTCTAGTAGCCCTGGAGCGCGGTTCCCTCGTACTAAGCATTAGCATTTAA
- the aroF gene encoding 3-deoxy-7-phosphoheptulonate synthase: MIVVLSKNISSHDKDRLRVFLSERGFKVREQVFGDDDILGATGKGSVDIRELSLLPGVERVAQTSKPYELASRETKSEDTIVTIGPVKIGGSRISVIAGPCAIESREQILETAALVRESGAVMLRGGAYKPRTSPYAFQGLGMKGLEYMKEAGEAYGMPIVTEVVSPELAQQMNDLTDMFQIGARNMQNYELLKKVGALGKPVLLKRGPAATIEEWLLSAEYLLSSGTKDVILCERGIRTFETYTRNTLDISAIPVVRKLSHLPVIVDPSHAVGIRAKVSPVALAAIAAGANGLTVEVHPRPEEALSDGPQSLYPEQFEKLMRDIEALAPVVGKELLRTPMPASQSKLVVAGFTTTEVKAEKPQSRSSTETDTQDSIAFSGESGAYADQAIIRAFGEDSKRMSVPSFKAVFDAVLEGKARFGMVPIENSLAGSVHENYDLLIRYPDIAIVGEIKLRIVHCLIGTQDATLDTITTVRSHPQGFAQCREFLDQHPQWKLEPSTDTGGAVASIAREHLTHVAAIAGEVAAQLYGLKVLKEGIETNPLNYTRFFILSRRNKGSETEVPSLLNTGAELPPGFETQVPNKASVVFSTPNEPGALFACLKILSERGINMSKLESRPIPGKPWRYMFYVDITIPEEEKIFDLAMDELKTKTEDFRFLGAYRASL; the protein is encoded by the coding sequence ATGATCGTCGTACTTTCAAAAAACATTTCTTCCCATGATAAGGACCGGCTTCGCGTGTTTTTAAGCGAACGGGGCTTTAAGGTCCGGGAACAGGTGTTTGGGGATGATGATATCCTTGGTGCGACGGGTAAGGGGTCCGTTGATATCCGCGAATTGTCCCTCCTGCCCGGGGTTGAACGGGTGGCCCAAACCTCTAAACCCTATGAGTTAGCCTCCCGGGAAACGAAGAGCGAAGATACCATCGTGACGATCGGCCCAGTAAAAATTGGCGGCAGTCGTATTTCGGTGATTGCCGGACCCTGTGCTATCGAAAGCCGGGAACAGATACTGGAAACCGCCGCGCTGGTTCGGGAATCGGGGGCGGTGATGCTCCGGGGTGGGGCTTATAAACCCCGGACCAGTCCCTATGCGTTCCAAGGTCTGGGGATGAAGGGCCTGGAATATATGAAAGAGGCCGGCGAAGCCTACGGTATGCCCATTGTAACCGAGGTCGTTTCCCCTGAGCTGGCCCAGCAGATGAATGACCTTACCGATATGTTCCAGATCGGCGCCCGGAATATGCAGAATTATGAACTCTTAAAAAAAGTTGGTGCCCTGGGAAAACCGGTACTGCTCAAACGGGGCCCAGCGGCTACCATAGAAGAATGGCTCCTCTCTGCGGAATATCTCTTATCTTCAGGCACCAAGGATGTGATCCTCTGTGAGCGGGGTATCCGAACCTTCGAAACCTATACACGGAACACCCTGGATATTTCGGCAATCCCGGTGGTTCGCAAACTTTCCCATTTGCCAGTTATTGTTGACCCGAGCCATGCGGTGGGTATTCGGGCCAAGGTAAGCCCCGTTGCACTGGCTGCCATTGCCGCCGGAGCCAATGGTCTTACCGTAGAGGTCCACCCCCGGCCGGAAGAAGCCCTCTCTGACGGTCCCCAGTCCCTGTATCCAGAGCAGTTTGAAAAACTCATGCGGGATATCGAAGCCCTGGCGCCGGTGGTTGGCAAGGAACTCTTGAGGACCCCCATGCCAGCAAGCCAGAGTAAGCTGGTTGTAGCTGGTTTTACAACTACTGAAGTGAAAGCTGAAAAGCCCCAGAGCCGTTCATCCACCGAAACCGATACTCAGGACAGTATTGCCTTTTCCGGAGAAAGCGGGGCCTATGCGGATCAGGCTATTATCCGCGCCTTTGGGGAAGATTCCAAACGAATGTCGGTTCCTTCGTTTAAAGCAGTCTTTGATGCGGTCCTGGAAGGGAAGGCCCGCTTTGGTATGGTGCCCATAGAGAACAGCCTTGCTGGCTCGGTTCACGAAAACTATGACCTTTTAATCCGGTATCCGGATATTGCAATAGTAGGTGAAATAAAACTCCGTATTGTGCATTGCCTCATCGGTACCCAGGATGCGACCCTCGATACCATTACGACCGTCCGGAGCCATCCCCAGGGTTTTGCCCAGTGCAGGGAATTCCTGGATCAGCACCCCCAATGGAAGTTGGAACCCAGCACCGATACGGGCGGTGCGGTTGCCTCTATTGCGCGGGAACATCTGACCCATGTGGCTGCCATCGCCGGTGAAGTGGCCGCCCAACTGTATGGGTTAAAGGTGTTGAAAGAGGGCATTGAAACCAATCCTTTAAATTATACCCGCTTCTTTATTTTAAGCCGGAGGAATAAGGGCAGCGAGACAGAGGTTCCCTCCCTGCTCAATACGGGAGCAGAATTGCCTCCGGGTTTTGAGACTCAGGTGCCCAATAAGGCTTCGGTGGTCTTCAGCACACCCAATGAGCCCGGTGCTCTTTTTGCGTGCCTTAAAATCTTGAGCGAACGGGGCATCAATATGTCCAAACTCGAATCCCGGCCTATTCCGGGAAAACCCTGGCGCTATATGTTTTATGTGGATATTACCATACCGGAGGAAGAAAAAATCTTTGATCTGGCTATGGATGAATTGAAAACGAAGACCGAGGACTTCCGATTCCTCGGAGCATATCGGGCTTCCTTGTAA
- a CDS encoding HAD-IIA family hydrolase, whose protein sequence is MTKNLDIIRSKRAFIIDMDGVIYHGNRLLKGAAELVDWLNANNKSYLFLTNSSERSPIELSQKLARLGISVEPEHFYTSALATASFLAAQKPGGSVYVIGEPGLIAALYDAGFTMNNINPDYVVVGEGRGYSLEALERAVKLVLQGARLIGTNPDLSGPTEDGIVPACGALVAPIELATGKKAYFVGKPNPLMMRHALRRLNARREETVIIGDRMDTDIVAGIESEIETVLVLSGVTGPLDIATYAYQPRHILDGVFEIVG, encoded by the coding sequence ATGACTAAGAATCTTGATATTATCCGCTCCAAACGAGCCTTTATTATTGATATGGATGGGGTCATCTACCATGGGAACCGGCTACTTAAGGGAGCCGCCGAGTTGGTGGATTGGCTCAATGCAAACAATAAGTCCTACCTGTTTCTAACTAATTCCAGTGAACGGTCACCCATCGAACTGTCCCAAAAGCTTGCACGGCTCGGTATATCGGTAGAACCGGAGCATTTTTATACCAGTGCCCTGGCGACGGCCAGTTTCCTTGCCGCCCAAAAACCAGGCGGCTCGGTCTATGTGATCGGCGAACCGGGCCTCATTGCAGCCCTCTATGATGCGGGCTTTACCATGAATAACATCAATCCCGATTACGTGGTGGTTGGGGAAGGCCGGGGATACAGCCTCGAAGCCCTGGAACGGGCGGTAAAGTTGGTACTTCAGGGAGCCCGGCTCATCGGCACCAATCCTGACCTGAGCGGGCCCACCGAGGATGGCATTGTCCCTGCCTGCGGGGCCCTCGTCGCTCCCATAGAGCTAGCTACGGGCAAGAAAGCCTACTTTGTCGGAAAACCGAACCCCCTCATGATGCGCCACGCCCTGCGCCGGCTCAACGCCCGGCGGGAAGAAACGGTCATCATCGGCGACCGGATGGACACGGACATCGTCGCCGGAATTGAATCGGAAATAGAAACGGTCCTCGTCCTCTCCGGCGTCACAGGCCCCCTGGATATCGCCACCTATGCCTACCAGCCCCGGCACATCCTGGACGGGGTATTCGAGATTGTGGGGTAG
- a CDS encoding type IV toxin-antitoxin system AbiEi family antitoxin domain-containing protein: MILNSLSVMDSLKKYASPKARLTRLLKTGKLIQIRRGLYVDERTISPRVLAPLIYGPSYISFQYALAFHGLIPEKVEIVTSASFNKNKNKIYRTPLGEYRYYYVPTTVYSYGISLIDENGYTFLLASAEKALCDALYRITSITKVSDLETVLFEDWRMEPEDIESLDTDFIMMITPRYGRRSLLFFREWFQKRGTQ; this comes from the coding sequence ATGATTTTAAACAGTCTTTCAGTGATGGACTCTCTAAAAAAGTATGCATCTCCAAAAGCCCGCCTCACCAGATTATTAAAAACCGGTAAGCTTATCCAGATACGCCGGGGACTCTATGTTGATGAAAGAACTATTTCACCCCGAGTTCTTGCCCCGCTGATCTACGGACCATCCTATATATCTTTTCAATATGCCCTGGCCTTTCATGGGCTAATTCCAGAAAAGGTCGAAATCGTTACTTCTGCAAGTTTTAATAAAAATAAGAATAAGATCTACCGTACCCCCCTGGGGGAATACAGATATTATTATGTACCAACGACTGTATATTCTTATGGCATTTCGCTCATTGACGAAAATGGATATACATTCTTGCTCGCATCGGCAGAAAAAGCACTGTGTGATGCCCTCTATAGGATTACAAGTATTACTAAGGTTTCTGATCTGGAAACAGTATTATTTGAAGACTGGCGAATGGAACCTGAAGACATAGAATCCCTGGATACGGACTTTATAATGATGATTACACCGAGATATGGCAGAAGATCACTGTTATTCTTTCGTGAATGGTTTCAAAAAAGGGGAACGCAATGA
- a CDS encoding nucleotidyl transferase AbiEii/AbiGii toxin family protein, producing MKDRSAIQTLMERYNCQNNDDRRIALREIVQEISLLGLSRTSFFNHAAFYGGTALRIFYDLDRFSEDMGFSLIEPDENFKLESYLGAVRDELGAWGFDMQVEQKVQSTDKTIQSAFIKGGTLIHLIKIASITLPVSGVPENELIKIKIEIDTNPPADAGFEVKYRLQPLPFSVRLYDKASLFAGKLHALLCRGWKNRVKGRDFYDYLWYLSRNIPVNIRHLQRRMEQTGHWKSDDILTLEKLKQLLSERFTTIDFKQAREDVLPFVKDSRTLDLWSYEFFNTVTQDHLHVM from the coding sequence ATGAAGGATAGGTCAGCGATACAAACTTTGATGGAACGCTATAACTGTCAAAATAACGATGATCGACGAATTGCTCTACGAGAAATTGTTCAAGAGATAAGCCTGCTAGGACTGTCACGAACAAGTTTTTTTAATCATGCAGCATTTTATGGTGGTACAGCTCTTCGAATATTTTATGACCTCGATCGCTTTTCTGAAGATATGGGTTTCAGCCTAATCGAGCCTGATGAAAACTTTAAACTTGAATCATACTTGGGAGCCGTTAGAGATGAACTGGGGGCATGGGGCTTTGACATGCAGGTTGAACAGAAAGTACAAAGTACTGATAAAACTATTCAGTCCGCTTTTATTAAAGGGGGTACGCTCATTCATCTTATAAAGATTGCCTCGATTACCCTACCCGTTTCAGGGGTCCCGGAAAATGAGTTGATTAAAATAAAAATCGAAATCGACACCAATCCTCCTGCAGATGCGGGCTTTGAAGTTAAATATCGATTACAACCGCTTCCATTTTCTGTACGGTTGTATGATAAGGCCTCATTGTTTGCAGGGAAATTACATGCACTACTCTGTCGTGGGTGGAAAAACCGAGTAAAGGGAAGAGATTTTTATGATTACCTATGGTACCTTTCCAGAAATATTCCGGTAAACATCAGACATCTCCAGCGGCGAATGGAACAAACTGGTCATTGGAAATCAGATGATATTCTTACCCTGGAAAAACTTAAACAATTACTATCTGAGCGTTTTACTACAATAGATTTTAAACAAGCCAGGGAAGACGTGCTTCCCTTTGTCAAGGACAGCCGCACCCTGGATCTTTGGAGTTATGAGTTTTTTAACACGGTAACCCAGGACCATTTGCACGTTATGTGA
- a CDS encoding DUF1007 family protein has protein sequence MQRHTYSLPRGLTLLFINLFILLPGSLIAHPHMSLEAKVDFVLEGKTCTGAWMEWTFDPLFSAAIIGEHDTNRDGRFDTKENTQVYQRAFINLKNYGYFIYIRKGDTRSNPAGVEQFQAFQKQGRLVYRFFVPLKQDLAASPLHLAVFDTTFYCAVRYATNGIGCIDATGKRLPEPPEEPSITVAINKKYPIYYNPQGASNDFRVYNTWEKGLEIAYPEEITIQ, from the coding sequence ATGCAGCGCCATACATATTCATTGCCACGGGGCCTCACCCTTCTGTTCATCAACCTGTTTATCCTTCTTCCCGGATCCTTAATAGCCCATCCTCACATGTCCCTGGAAGCCAAAGTAGATTTTGTTCTGGAGGGCAAAACCTGTACCGGTGCCTGGATGGAGTGGACCTTTGACCCCCTCTTTAGTGCGGCCATCATTGGTGAACATGACACTAATCGGGATGGCCGCTTTGATACAAAAGAAAACACCCAGGTCTACCAGAGGGCATTCATCAACTTAAAAAACTATGGGTACTTTATCTATATTCGGAAAGGAGACACACGATCAAATCCGGCGGGGGTGGAACAATTTCAGGCTTTTCAGAAACAGGGACGGCTGGTCTATCGTTTTTTTGTCCCCCTCAAACAGGATCTTGCCGCTAGCCCTCTGCATCTTGCGGTGTTCGATACCACCTTTTACTGCGCTGTGCGGTATGCTACGAATGGAATCGGCTGTATCGATGCAACAGGGAAACGGCTTCCTGAGCCGCCGGAGGAGCCTTCTATTACGGTTGCGATTAATAAAAAATATCCTATATATTATAATCCGCAAGGGGCATCGAATGATTTTCGGGTCTACAATACCTGGGAAAAGGGTTTAGAGATTGCCTATCCGGAGGAGATTACCATTCAATGA
- a CDS encoding nickel transporter, producing the protein MKSFINLIITILMKGLHSLHSPFLRIHRTTSFWRRLVLAVFLLCCGFTPMVQANPFLSSGSSETNEGPLVRPPASTGPFTATQLDLREQLVQYLESFREHPQLSAVFAVLAAAFAYGVLHAAGPGHRKTIVFSLFLGKTCRIWDPLVAGFFSAFVHAGSGIILILGLSLIRGTIIGLGTSERIREYLDAGTFVVLAGFAVLLLLYRGWSFFRTQPKGLNQKTPTTQKTPTALNTGVYTLLFTTSLVPCPGAMMVLLFALYGEVLWLGVVSVLSMSIGMGLIISLVGYLAYAGNQGLFWKLRTKGPVLEQISHGMELFSYILLIGFSLYNLEPLIRNLSR; encoded by the coding sequence ATGAAGTCCTTCATAAATCTAATCATTACTATATTGATGAAGGGTCTGCACAGCTTGCACAGCCCCTTTTTACGAATTCATAGAACGACTTCTTTTTGGCGGCGACTTGTATTAGCGGTATTTCTCCTATGCTGTGGTTTTACGCCCATGGTGCAGGCAAATCCCTTTCTCTCCTCAGGTTCTTCAGAAACCAACGAAGGCCCCCTGGTGCGCCCCCCTGCCAGTACGGGGCCTTTTACCGCCACTCAGCTGGACCTGCGGGAACAGCTGGTCCAATATCTGGAATCCTTTCGAGAACATCCGCAATTGTCAGCGGTTTTTGCTGTTCTGGCGGCGGCTTTTGCCTATGGGGTACTACATGCGGCAGGGCCTGGGCATCGAAAGACCATTGTGTTTTCACTCTTTCTGGGAAAAACCTGCAGAATATGGGATCCTTTGGTGGCAGGTTTTTTCTCAGCCTTTGTTCATGCAGGTTCTGGCATTATCCTGATCCTTGGACTTTCTCTGATTCGAGGCACAATCATAGGCCTGGGGACTTCAGAGCGTATCCGGGAATACCTTGATGCGGGGACCTTTGTAGTACTGGCTGGTTTTGCAGTCCTGCTGCTCTTATACCGTGGCTGGAGCTTTTTCAGAACACAACCAAAAGGATTAAACCAAAAAACGCCAACAACCCAGAAGACACCAACCGCTTTGAACACCGGTGTCTACACCCTTCTTTTTACGACAAGCCTCGTCCCCTGTCCGGGAGCCATGATGGTCCTGCTCTTTGCGTTATACGGAGAAGTCCTCTGGCTCGGTGTTGTAAGTGTTCTATCCATGTCTATCGGAATGGGTCTTATTATTTCTCTCGTGGGTTATCTGGCCTATGCAGGAAATCAAGGCCTTTTTTGGAAACTGCGTACAAAGGGCCCAGTCCTTGAGCAGATTTCCCATGGCATGGAACTTTTTTCTTATATCTTGCTTATTGGTTTTAGTTTGTACAATCTTGAGCCACTTATTAGGAACCTTAGTCGCTAA